The Serinus canaria isolate serCan28SL12 chromosome 23, serCan2020, whole genome shotgun sequence genome has a window encoding:
- the FGR gene encoding tyrosine-protein kinase Fgr isoform X2: protein MGCVPCKERGAGKGQAGGEGGSLQPPASQYDPDPTQPGAIFTRIPDFNNFQGPAVPSAPSFAEPGGFTSSVLQTRSGAISGGGVTLFIALYDYEARTEDDLTFQKGEKFHIINNTEGDWWEARSLSSGATGYIPSNYVAPVDSIQAEEWYFGKIGRKDAERQLLCHGNSRGTFLIRESETTKGAYSLSIRDWDEAKGDHVKHYKIRKLDSGGYYITTRAQFSTVQQLVQHYIEYNDGLCHLLTHPCPAVKPQTLGLAKDAWEIARESVTLDRKLGMGCFGDVWMGTWNGTTKVAVKTLKPGTMSPEAFLEEAQIMKRLRHDKLVQLYAVVSEEPIYIVTEFMSQGSLLDFLKDGGGRYLKLPQLVDMAAQIAAGMAYIERMNYIHRDLRAANILVGDNLVCKIADFGLARLIEDDEYTARQGAKFPIKWTAPEAALFGRFTIKSDVWSFGILLTELVTKGRVPYPGMNNREVLEQVERGYRMQCPGSCPPSLHEVMVQCWKREPEERPTFEYLQSFLEDYFTATEPQYQPGDNQ from the exons ATGGGCTGTGTGCCCTGCAAAGAGAGGGGGGCTGGcaaagggcaggcagggggcGAGgggggctccctgcagccccctgcctCCCAGTACGACCCCGACCCCACGCAGCCGGGGGCCATCTTCACCCGCATCCCCGACTTCAACAACTTCCAGGGGCCAGCCGTGCCCTCGGCCCCGTCCTTTGCGGAGCCGGGAGGCTTCACCTCCAGCGTGCTGCAAACGCGGAGCGGGGCCATCTCAG GTGGGGGGGTGACACTCTTCATTGCCCTGTACGACTATGAGGCCAGGACGGAGGATGACTTGACATTCCAGAAAGGGGAGAAATTCCACATCATCAACAACAC GGAGGGGGACTGGTGGGAGGCCAGGTCACTGAGCTCGGGAGCCACGGGCTACATCCCCAGCAACTACGTGGCCCCTGTGGACTCCATCCAGGCAGAAGA GTGGTACTTTGGGAAGATCGGGCGCAAAGACGCGGAGCGGCAGCTCCTGTGCCACGGCAACTCCAGGGGCACCTTCCTCATCCGGGAGAGCGAGACCACCAAAG GTGCCTATTCCCTCTCCATCCGGGACTGGGATGAGGCCAAGGGAGACCATGTGAAGCACTATAAGATTCGGAAACTGGATAGTGGGGGGTACTACATCACCACCCGTGCCCAGTTCAGCACCGTCCAGCAGCTGGTCCAGCACTATATAG AGTACAATGATGGGTTGTGCCATCTGCTCACCCACCCGTGCCCTGCTGTGAAGCCCCAGACCCTGGGATTAGCTAAGGACGCCTGGGAGATAGCTCGGGAATCCGTCACCCTGGACAGGAAACTTGGCATGGGATGTTTCGGAGACGTGTGGATGG GGACATGGAATGGCACCACGAAGGTGGCGGTGAAGACGCTGAAGCCAGGGACCATGTCCCCTGAGGCCTTCCTGGAGGAGGCTCAGATCATGAAGCGGCTGCGGCACGACAAGCTGGTGCAGCTCTACGCCGTGGTGTCGGAGGAGCCCATCTACATCGTCACCGAGTTCATGAGCCAGG gcagcttgTTGGATTTCCTGAAGGACGGGGGCGGTCGCTACCTGAAGCTGCCCCAGCTGGTGGACATGGCTGCCCAG ATTGCGGCGGGCATGGCTTACATCGAGCGCATGAACTACATCCACCGCGACCTGCGCGCCGCCAACATCCTGGTGGGAGACAACCTCGTCTGCAAGATCGCTGACTTCGGCCTCGCGCGCCTGATCGAGGATGACGAGTACACGGCGCGGCAGG GTGCCAAGTTCCCCATCAAATGGACAGCTCCAGAGGCTGCACTTTTTGGGAGATTCACCATCAAGTCAGATGTCTGGTCCTTTGGCATCCTCCTGACGGAGCTGGTAACCAAAGGCCGTGTGCCTTATCCAG GGATGAACAACCgagaggtgctggagcaggtggagcGGGGGTACCGCATGCAGTGCCCGGGGAGCTGCCCCCCTTCCCTGCACGAGGTGATGGTGCAGTGCTGGAAGAGGGAGCCCGAGGAACGGCCCACCTTCGAGTACCTCCAGTCCTTCCTCGAGGACTACTTCACTGCCACCGAGCCCCAGTACCAGCCCGGGGACAACCAGTGA
- the FGR gene encoding tyrosine-protein kinase Fgr isoform X1 — protein sequence MGCVPCKERGAGKGQAGGEGGSLQPPASQYDPDPTQPGAIFTRIPDFNNFQGPAVPSAPSFAEPGGFTSSVLQTRSGAISGGGVTLFIALYDYEARTEDDLTFQKGEKFHIINNTEGDWWEARSLSSGATGYIPSNYVAPVDSIQAEEWYFGKIGRKDAERQLLCHGNSRGTFLIRESETTKGAYSLSIRDWDEAKGDHVKHYKIRKLDSGGYYITTRAQFSTVQQLVQHYIERAAGLCCRLAVPCHKGTPKLADLSVKTKDVWEIPRESLQLLKKLGNGQFGEVWMGTWNGTTKVAVKTLKPGTMSPEAFLEEAQIMKRLRHDKLVQLYAVVSEEPIYIVTEFMSQGSLLDFLKDGGGRYLKLPQLVDMAAQIAAGMAYIERMNYIHRDLRAANILVGDNLVCKIADFGLARLIEDDEYTARQGAKFPIKWTAPEAALFGRFTIKSDVWSFGILLTELVTKGRVPYPGMNNREVLEQVERGYRMQCPGSCPPSLHEVMVQCWKREPEERPTFEYLQSFLEDYFTATEPQYQPGDNQ from the exons ATGGGCTGTGTGCCCTGCAAAGAGAGGGGGGCTGGcaaagggcaggcagggggcGAGgggggctccctgcagccccctgcctCCCAGTACGACCCCGACCCCACGCAGCCGGGGGCCATCTTCACCCGCATCCCCGACTTCAACAACTTCCAGGGGCCAGCCGTGCCCTCGGCCCCGTCCTTTGCGGAGCCGGGAGGCTTCACCTCCAGCGTGCTGCAAACGCGGAGCGGGGCCATCTCAG GTGGGGGGGTGACACTCTTCATTGCCCTGTACGACTATGAGGCCAGGACGGAGGATGACTTGACATTCCAGAAAGGGGAGAAATTCCACATCATCAACAACAC GGAGGGGGACTGGTGGGAGGCCAGGTCACTGAGCTCGGGAGCCACGGGCTACATCCCCAGCAACTACGTGGCCCCTGTGGACTCCATCCAGGCAGAAGA GTGGTACTTTGGGAAGATCGGGCGCAAAGACGCGGAGCGGCAGCTCCTGTGCCACGGCAACTCCAGGGGCACCTTCCTCATCCGGGAGAGCGAGACCACCAAAG GTGCCTATTCCCTCTCCATCCGGGACTGGGATGAGGCCAAGGGAGACCATGTGAAGCACTATAAGATTCGGAAACTGGATAGTGGGGGGTACTACATCACCACCCGTGCCCAGTTCAGCACCGTCCAGCAGCTGGTCCAGCACTATATAG AGCGGGcggctgggctgtgctgccgCCTGGCTGTGCCGTGCCACAAGGGAACCCCCAAACTGGCCGACCTCTCAGTCAAAACCAAAGACGTGTGGGAGATCCCCCGCGAgtccctccagctcctcaagAAGCTGGGAAATGGGCAGTTCGGGGAAGTCTGGATGG GGACATGGAATGGCACCACGAAGGTGGCGGTGAAGACGCTGAAGCCAGGGACCATGTCCCCTGAGGCCTTCCTGGAGGAGGCTCAGATCATGAAGCGGCTGCGGCACGACAAGCTGGTGCAGCTCTACGCCGTGGTGTCGGAGGAGCCCATCTACATCGTCACCGAGTTCATGAGCCAGG gcagcttgTTGGATTTCCTGAAGGACGGGGGCGGTCGCTACCTGAAGCTGCCCCAGCTGGTGGACATGGCTGCCCAG ATTGCGGCGGGCATGGCTTACATCGAGCGCATGAACTACATCCACCGCGACCTGCGCGCCGCCAACATCCTGGTGGGAGACAACCTCGTCTGCAAGATCGCTGACTTCGGCCTCGCGCGCCTGATCGAGGATGACGAGTACACGGCGCGGCAGG GTGCCAAGTTCCCCATCAAATGGACAGCTCCAGAGGCTGCACTTTTTGGGAGATTCACCATCAAGTCAGATGTCTGGTCCTTTGGCATCCTCCTGACGGAGCTGGTAACCAAAGGCCGTGTGCCTTATCCAG GGATGAACAACCgagaggtgctggagcaggtggagcGGGGGTACCGCATGCAGTGCCCGGGGAGCTGCCCCCCTTCCCTGCACGAGGTGATGGTGCAGTGCTGGAAGAGGGAGCCCGAGGAACGGCCCACCTTCGAGTACCTCCAGTCCTTCCTCGAGGACTACTTCACTGCCACCGAGCCCCAGTACCAGCCCGGGGACAACCAGTGA